The following are from one region of the Stanieria sp. NIES-3757 genome:
- a CDS encoding pyridine nucleotide-disulphide oxidoreductase dimerisation region, whose translation MAVDYDVVVIGGGSGGLVVASAAAQLHAKVALIEKDKLGGECLWTGCVPSKSLIHAARVAYEVQHSSRFGIYTNPPEINFAQANNHVQKVIAAIEPHDSPERFRGLGVEVIFGSGKFINHRTFEVDGKQLKARSFVIATGSHPAIPPIPGLREAGFLTNEQVFSVTERPESLAIIGAGPIGCELGQSFHRLGSKVTLISSRDRILPKEDSEAAAVVEQQLLSEGITILKNSRAEKVEVKDGKKHLWTGNQEIVVDEILVATGRNPNLNSLNLEAAKVNYDDKGIKVNAKLQTSNPCIYACGDVIGGYRFTHVAGYEAGVIVQNALFFPSKKANYRVIPWATFTEPELARVGLTEEQARESYGDDIYILKQNFAEVDRAQAEAATVGFGKIITTSKGEILGAHLVGESAGELIHEIVLAMANNLKVSALGGIHIYPTLSEVTNKAALQLTKQKYAKNQLLNQFLPKLWQFLRRF comes from the coding sequence ATGGCAGTAGATTATGATGTAGTGGTGATTGGTGGTGGTTCAGGTGGACTAGTAGTTGCTAGTGCAGCAGCACAATTACACGCCAAAGTAGCTCTAATTGAAAAAGATAAACTAGGCGGTGAATGCTTGTGGACTGGATGTGTTCCTAGTAAATCTTTAATTCATGCTGCCAGAGTTGCTTATGAAGTCCAACACAGTTCTCGTTTTGGTATCTATACTAATCCTCCAGAAATCAACTTTGCCCAAGCTAATAATCACGTACAAAAAGTAATTGCAGCCATTGAACCTCATGACTCTCCTGAAAGATTTCGTGGTTTAGGAGTAGAAGTAATTTTTGGTTCGGGGAAGTTTATCAATCATCGTACTTTTGAAGTCGATGGTAAACAGCTTAAAGCTCGTAGTTTTGTCATTGCTACAGGTTCTCACCCTGCTATTCCCCCAATTCCTGGATTAAGGGAAGCAGGTTTTCTGACTAACGAACAGGTTTTTTCTGTTACCGAACGTCCAGAATCTTTAGCTATTATTGGTGCGGGGCCAATTGGTTGCGAATTAGGTCAATCTTTCCATCGTTTAGGGTCAAAAGTCACTCTTATCAGCAGTCGCGATCGCATTTTACCTAAAGAAGACTCCGAAGCAGCAGCAGTAGTCGAACAGCAATTATTATCTGAAGGAATTACTATTCTCAAAAATAGCCGTGCCGAAAAAGTAGAAGTGAAAGATGGCAAAAAACATCTTTGGACGGGAAATCAGGAAATTGTGGTGGACGAAATTCTAGTTGCTACGGGAAGAAATCCTAATCTAAATTCTCTTAATTTAGAAGCAGCAAAAGTAAACTATGACGACAAAGGCATCAAAGTAAACGCAAAACTACAAACTAGCAATCCTTGTATCTATGCTTGTGGTGATGTCATCGGAGGTTATCGATTTACTCACGTTGCTGGTTATGAAGCTGGTGTAATTGTTCAAAACGCTTTATTTTTCCCTAGTAAAAAGGCTAATTACCGAGTAATTCCTTGGGCTACTTTTACCGAACCAGAATTAGCCCGTGTTGGTTTAACTGAAGAACAAGCTAGAGAAAGCTATGGTGACGATATTTACATTCTGAAACAAAACTTTGCTGAAGTAGACCGCGCCCAAGCCGAAGCAGCAACAGTAGGTTTTGGCAAAATTATCACTACTAGTAAGGGAGAAATTTTGGGCGCACATTTAGTAGGAGAATCAGCAGGAGAGTTAATTCACGAAATTGTTTTAGCGATGGCTAATAATCTCAAAGTTTCTGCTCTTGGTGGTATTCACATTTATCCTACTCTTTCAGAAGTTACTAATAAAGCTGCTTTACAATTAACTAAACAAAAGTATGCCAAAAACCAATTATTAAATCAGTTTTTACCTAAATTATGGCAATTTCTACGCCGTTTTTAG